In the genome of Bacteroidales bacterium, one region contains:
- a CDS encoding acetate--CoA ligase family protein encodes MVTKELINPASIVVVGGSNDITKPGGKILKNLIDHGFNGKLHVVNPKETEVQGIRSFQDITDLPQTDLAIIAIAAKYTFPAVEELAYRKGTKAFIILSAGFGEESEPGKMLEQKIVEVINSVNGSLIGPNCIGVLTPNHASVFTQPIPSPNPQGIDFISGSGATAVFIMESAIPKGLTFNSVFSVGNSAQMGVEEILEYMDESFDPAISPKVKLLYIENINKPQKLLKHASSLIRKGCRIAAIKAGSSEAGSRAASSHTGALASSDVAVDALFKKAGILRCHGREDLIAIASVFMHKPLQGSNIAIITHAGGPAVMLTDALSNGGLKVPHIHHPAAKELLEKLFPGSSVTNPIDFLATGTAEQLGIIIDYVENQFDEIDAMVVIFGTPGLTRVFDAYRMLDEKMKTCRKPIFPVLPSILTAKEEVSEFLSKGRINFPDEVVLGNALCRVAKNSEPAAAFIEQPEVDLAAVRKVINECGDGYLSPIHVQALLDAAGIPRAGEAVVKSLDDAIRSAEKLSYPVVMKVVGPVHKSDVGGVVLNVKSPEQVEKEFLRMMKISETTAVLIQPMLSGTELFAGAKFEPKFGHLVLCGMGGIFIEVLKDVSTGLVPISADESSRMIKSLKSYKIIQGVRGQAGISEARFAEIIQRLSALLTAAPEIMELDLNPLLGKADQVVAVDARIRIQK; translated from the coding sequence ATGGTGACAAAAGAATTGATCAATCCTGCAAGTATTGTGGTTGTTGGTGGTTCCAATGATATTACCAAACCGGGTGGTAAAATCCTGAAAAATCTCATCGACCATGGATTTAATGGTAAACTCCATGTGGTTAACCCCAAAGAAACTGAAGTACAGGGCATCCGGTCTTTTCAGGACATTACTGATTTGCCGCAAACTGACCTGGCCATTATTGCCATTGCCGCAAAATATACCTTTCCGGCAGTTGAAGAACTTGCTTATCGTAAAGGTACAAAAGCGTTTATCATCCTCTCTGCCGGTTTTGGTGAAGAAAGTGAGCCGGGTAAAATGCTCGAACAGAAGATCGTGGAAGTGATCAACTCCGTGAATGGCTCATTGATTGGGCCAAACTGCATTGGCGTGTTAACACCTAATCATGCCAGTGTTTTTACACAGCCCATTCCGAGTCCCAATCCGCAAGGCATTGATTTCATTTCGGGATCAGGTGCAACTGCAGTTTTTATTATGGAGTCGGCAATCCCCAAAGGACTGACTTTTAACAGTGTGTTTTCTGTTGGGAACAGCGCTCAGATGGGTGTTGAGGAAATCCTTGAATACATGGACGAATCTTTTGATCCTGCGATCAGTCCAAAGGTGAAACTTCTTTATATCGAAAACATCAACAAGCCGCAAAAACTGCTGAAACATGCTTCTTCGCTGATCAGGAAAGGTTGCCGTATCGCCGCCATCAAGGCCGGTTCATCTGAAGCCGGCAGCCGGGCTGCTTCTTCTCATACCGGGGCACTGGCCAGCTCGGATGTGGCTGTGGATGCCCTGTTCAAAAAGGCCGGTATCCTGCGTTGTCATGGTCGCGAAGACCTGATTGCCATTGCCTCCGTATTCATGCACAAACCACTTCAAGGATCAAACATTGCCATCATTACTCACGCCGGAGGTCCTGCAGTAATGCTCACCGACGCACTATCCAACGGTGGGTTGAAGGTACCTCACATTCATCACCCGGCTGCAAAGGAGTTGCTGGAGAAACTCTTCCCTGGATCATCAGTTACCAATCCGATCGACTTCCTCGCAACAGGTACTGCTGAGCAATTGGGTATCATCATTGATTATGTCGAGAATCAATTTGATGAAATTGACGCAATGGTGGTTATTTTTGGTACTCCAGGTTTAACCAGGGTGTTTGATGCTTACCGGATGCTGGACGAAAAGATGAAAACCTGCCGTAAACCAATTTTCCCAGTTTTGCCGTCAATCCTCACAGCAAAAGAAGAAGTCAGTGAGTTTCTCTCGAAAGGTAGGATCAACTTTCCGGATGAGGTCGTCCTTGGAAATGCTCTTTGCCGGGTTGCCAAAAATTCCGAGCCGGCGGCAGCATTCATCGAACAACCTGAAGTTGACCTGGCTGCTGTCAGGAAAGTAATCAATGAATGTGGCGATGGGTACCTATCTCCCATCCATGTTCAGGCGTTGCTTGATGCAGCAGGCATTCCGCGTGCCGGGGAGGCTGTTGTTAAATCGTTGGACGATGCCATCAGGAGTGCAGAAAAACTGTCCTATCCCGTGGTAATGAAGGTGGTTGGCCCGGTGCATAAATCGGACGTGGGTGGTGTGGTGTTAAATGTAAAATCGCCTGAGCAGGTCGAAAAGGAATTTCTGAGAATGATGAAAATTTCTGAAACTACCGCCGTGCTGATCCAGCCAATGCTTTCAGGAACCGAACTTTTTGCCGGTGCTAAGTTTGAGCCAAAGTTTGGGCACCTGGTACTTTGTGGTATGGGGGGGATCTTTATCGAAGTGCTGAAGGATGTGAGCACCGGGCTTGTGCCGATCTCAGCCGATGAATCTTCGCGAATGATCAAAAGCCTCAAAAGCTACAAAATTATTCAGGGTGTGCGTGGACAAGCAGGCATCAGCGAAGCCCGGTTTGCTGAGATCATTCAGCGACTCTCCGCGCTGTTGACGGCGGCGCCCGAAATTATGGAACTTGACCTGAATCCCCTTTTAGGTAAGGCCGACCAGGTGGTGGCTGTGGATGCAAGGATAAGGATTCAGAAATGA
- a CDS encoding S41 family peptidase — MKNSLFAFSKAKLACAAAIVFTLISFSGINAQNNDARETIQKFSTTLQIIEFAYVDSIDAPDLVEKAIIAMLKELDPHSAYISSDDVRRVNEPLEAEFEGIGVTFQMFNDTILVVAPVPGGPSDKLGILAGDKILKINGEDAFGSKVNNEYVMDRLRGKKGTTVDVSILRSDRKDLLEFSIVRDKIPLNSIDATYMVAPEIGYIKLTRFAKSSITEFHESVAQLREQGMKDLILDLRGNSGGFLNVAVDLSDQFLPDQKLIVYTEGLRSPKQEFLSTSNGDLMNGKLIVLINEGSASASEIVSGAVQDWDRGLVVGRRSFGKGLVQRPFNLPDGSMIRLTTARYFTPTGRSIQKPYEEGVEEYYNDLKNRLDNGELVDAKTIEFPDSLKYFTPNGRVVHGGGGIMPDVFVPLDSTRFSDYYSDLVRKGIFNTYTLNYLDKNRKKLLNDYPDFNSFKDNFEVTDQIFDDFLALALEKEVVRKADDKYYYPVADLKVQIKAMIARNLWDVNAYFQMINVLDTELKVAVDLMQDGAIFSELNLH, encoded by the coding sequence ATGAAAAATTCATTGTTCGCATTTTCAAAGGCTAAATTAGCCTGCGCAGCCGCCATAGTCTTCACTTTGATTTCTTTTTCGGGAATTAATGCTCAGAACAATGATGCCCGTGAAACCATCCAGAAATTTTCGACTACGCTCCAGATCATTGAGTTTGCCTATGTTGACAGCATTGACGCTCCGGATTTGGTCGAAAAGGCCATTATTGCCATGCTTAAGGAACTTGATCCTCATTCCGCTTACATCTCGAGTGATGACGTGCGCAGGGTGAATGAGCCGCTTGAAGCCGAGTTTGAAGGGATTGGCGTTACCTTCCAGATGTTCAACGACACCATCCTCGTAGTAGCTCCGGTTCCTGGCGGTCCTTCCGATAAACTCGGTATCCTTGCGGGGGATAAAATCTTAAAAATCAACGGAGAAGATGCTTTCGGTTCAAAAGTGAACAATGAATATGTGATGGATCGCCTGAGAGGTAAAAAGGGGACAACAGTGGATGTTTCCATTCTGCGCTCCGACCGTAAGGATTTGCTTGAATTTTCGATAGTAAGGGATAAAATTCCACTCAACAGCATTGACGCTACATATATGGTTGCACCGGAGATCGGCTACATCAAACTGACCCGTTTTGCCAAATCTTCGATTACCGAATTTCATGAGTCAGTTGCTCAACTTCGGGAACAGGGGATGAAAGACCTTATTCTTGATCTTAGAGGCAATTCCGGCGGATTTCTCAATGTGGCCGTTGATCTGAGCGACCAGTTTCTGCCTGACCAAAAACTGATAGTTTACACAGAGGGTTTGCGTTCGCCAAAGCAGGAATTTTTATCCACATCCAATGGGGACCTGATGAACGGGAAGCTGATTGTGCTGATCAACGAAGGTTCTGCATCGGCAAGCGAGATCGTCTCGGGCGCCGTGCAGGATTGGGACAGGGGTTTGGTCGTTGGCCGTCGCTCTTTTGGTAAAGGATTGGTGCAACGTCCTTTTAACCTCCCCGACGGCTCAATGATCCGGCTAACCACAGCACGCTACTTTACACCTACCGGGCGCAGCATTCAAAAACCTTATGAAGAAGGGGTGGAAGAGTATTACAATGACCTGAAAAACAGGCTGGATAATGGTGAACTGGTGGATGCCAAAACCATCGAATTTCCTGATTCACTCAAATATTTTACACCGAATGGCCGCGTGGTTCACGGGGGCGGTGGTATCATGCCCGATGTATTTGTCCCGCTCGATTCCACCCGTTTTTCCGATTATTACTCCGACCTGGTGCGTAAAGGCATCTTTAATACCTATACGTTGAATTACCTCGATAAAAACCGGAAAAAGCTACTCAACGATTATCCGGACTTTAATAGTTTTAAAGATAACTTTGAAGTCACGGATCAGATATTTGATGATTTCCTGGCTTTAGCCCTCGAAAAGGAAGTTGTGCGCAAAGCTGACGATAAGTACTACTATCCGGTTGCCGACCTCAAAGTTCAGATAAAGGCTATGATTGCACGTAATCTATGGGATGTAAATGCTTATTTCCAGATGATTAATGTGCTGGATACCGAGCTGAAGGTTGCGGTTGATCTGATGCAGGATGGGGCTATATTCTCCGAACTTAATCTTCACTGA
- a CDS encoding rhomboid family intramembrane serine protease, producing MKNIEKIKMLNSFFYPALFVGLMWLVKIAELISGSSFSHLGIFPMKLSGLVGIITAPFIHADLAHITANSIPFLVLGTLLFYVYRPIAWKVFILTYVITGFWVWVLGRESYHIGASGVVYGLASFLFFSGIFRKDGRLLAITFLVAFLYGSMIWGLFPELFPKKNISWESHLMGMMAGIILAIFFKKEGGPIPRRYSWELEEESETDENDPNAYWNVKPGEKKKTDPPQSPNHPEINYIYKESKTNENSNDQSPKS from the coding sequence ATGAAAAATATAGAAAAGATTAAAATGCTCAACAGCTTCTTTTACCCGGCATTGTTTGTCGGGCTGATGTGGCTGGTGAAGATTGCGGAGTTGATTTCAGGAAGCAGTTTTTCACATCTGGGTATTTTCCCTATGAAACTATCGGGACTTGTTGGGATTATCACTGCTCCATTTATTCATGCCGACCTGGCGCATATCACCGCCAACAGTATCCCTTTCCTGGTACTTGGAACCTTGTTGTTTTACGTTTACCGCCCAATTGCCTGGAAGGTTTTTATCCTGACTTATGTAATCACCGGTTTTTGGGTTTGGGTGCTGGGTCGCGAATCATACCATATCGGTGCAAGCGGGGTGGTTTACGGCTTGGCTTCATTCCTTTTTTTCAGCGGGATTTTTCGTAAAGACGGCCGGTTACTGGCCATCACGTTTTTAGTTGCATTCCTTTACGGAAGTATGATCTGGGGGTTGTTTCCTGAACTTTTTCCAAAAAAAAATATCTCCTGGGAGTCGCACCTGATGGGCATGATGGCTGGGATTATCCTCGCAATATTTTTTAAAAAAGAAGGTGGACCAATACCCAGACGCTATAGCTGGGAGTTGGAAGAAGAAAGCGAAACAGACGAAAACGATCCCAACGCTTACTGGAACGTAAAACCGGGAGAAAAGAAAAAAACTGATCCACCACAATCACCCAACCATCCTGAGATCAATTATATTTACAAAGAATCCAAAACAAACGAAAATAGTAATGATCAATCACCAAAATCTTAA
- a CDS encoding PAS domain-containing sensor histidine kinase, which yields MSTKTKTPRVENSQENYHPSFYKSQANPIPSNEYECLPVPYLLISKSGDIHYQNLEATRIFGLNTNAQPEFSIFDLIPPDFQTEFIALLEAAKTASFSQSSEMTFVAFNGKTIQTKIHINVHSDGQTREDVFRLVITDIADLMQMFDQQLLESESKYRDLAENINEGIYLAERGFITMVNTPLLNIFGETREEVIGKKVWQFVVPEKRAAVRDLFLKKVEMMDTTPVEVECLRKNKERFWAEIKVSIFKDQHKVFGVLSNITDRKKVELALKDSEQKYRSVVTAMNDGIILRDTNGRVIAWNSAAEKILNLNPDEIKSLLSIHPEWKAIREDGSAFPAELHPAVITLKTGKPEQNVVMGIHNSKGQLKWITINSEPIFGEEATLPSAVVTSFSDITGLKKSENKLRELNAIKDKLFSIIAHDLKSPYNAQMGFLELLMEENLNYTIDQRKHFVRMLYESARQSFALLDNLLVWSRTQTGRIPFNPVEISIDELIKSTMNFYQLAASVKQISLKTAHNGGHLKVKADYEMVNTVLRNLISNAIKFTPTGGKVTVSCKSIDNGQLKIAIQDTGTGISEHLIGRLFTSHEIHSTPGTENEKGTGLGLIICKEFVERNGGEIWAESKPGKGSSFYFTLKNAAIQQKCAGTCMTNILAVYEHISSFDDLRQEFEQTIAASFRGAFKSLDKISVREFAEQLTQIVEKYKLEELNEFISNFSYECIERDINQVNICFSEFEKLIDKIEMAQQMRQK from the coding sequence ATGTCAACAAAAACCAAAACTCCACGAGTAGAAAACAGTCAGGAAAATTACCATCCATCATTCTACAAATCCCAGGCAAACCCTATTCCCTCAAATGAGTATGAATGCCTGCCAGTACCATACCTGTTGATTTCCAAATCCGGGGACATCCATTACCAAAACCTTGAAGCCACCCGGATCTTTGGGCTCAACACCAATGCTCAGCCTGAATTTTCGATTTTCGATTTAATCCCTCCTGATTTCCAAACCGAATTTATAGCGCTCCTTGAGGCAGCCAAAACGGCTTCATTCAGTCAAAGCAGTGAAATGACCTTTGTGGCCTTTAACGGAAAAACCATTCAGACCAAAATACATATCAATGTCCATTCGGATGGGCAAACCCGGGAAGACGTCTTCAGGCTGGTGATCACGGATATTGCTGACCTGATGCAAATGTTCGATCAGCAACTTCTCGAAAGTGAATCGAAGTACCGCGACCTGGCCGAAAACATTAATGAGGGGATATATCTGGCAGAGAGGGGTTTTATTACGATGGTAAATACACCACTGCTCAACATCTTTGGAGAGACCAGGGAAGAGGTCATTGGGAAGAAAGTATGGCAATTTGTAGTTCCCGAAAAGCGTGCAGCCGTCAGGGATTTGTTTTTGAAAAAAGTCGAGATGATGGATACTACACCGGTTGAGGTGGAGTGCCTGAGAAAAAACAAAGAGCGTTTTTGGGCAGAGATCAAAGTCAGCATCTTCAAAGATCAGCATAAGGTGTTTGGGGTATTATCAAATATCACCGACCGGAAAAAAGTGGAATTAGCCCTTAAAGACAGCGAGCAAAAATACCGTTCAGTGGTTACAGCAATGAATGATGGGATCATACTTCGCGACACTAATGGACGTGTAATAGCCTGGAACAGTGCGGCGGAGAAAATCCTTAATCTCAACCCGGACGAAATTAAAAGTTTGCTTTCCATTCACCCGGAATGGAAGGCCATCAGAGAAGACGGCTCTGCCTTCCCCGCCGAACTGCACCCTGCCGTGATTACCCTGAAAACCGGCAAACCTGAGCAAAATGTAGTGATGGGCATTCACAATTCAAAAGGTCAGCTCAAGTGGATAACCATCAATTCTGAACCGATATTTGGAGAAGAAGCAACCCTCCCTTCTGCGGTTGTCACTTCGTTCTCGGATATTACCGGGTTGAAAAAATCGGAAAATAAACTGCGCGAACTCAACGCCATCAAGGACAAACTTTTCAGCATTATAGCCCATGACCTGAAAAGCCCGTACAATGCGCAAATGGGCTTCCTTGAGCTGCTGATGGAGGAAAACCTTAACTACACCATCGACCAGCGCAAACACTTTGTCAGGATGCTCTACGAAAGTGCCAGACAATCGTTCGCGTTGCTCGATAATCTGCTCGTGTGGTCGCGTACACAAACGGGTCGTATTCCATTTAATCCGGTGGAAATAAGTATTGATGAACTGATCAAAAGTACAATGAACTTTTACCAGTTGGCGGCATCTGTTAAGCAAATTAGCCTTAAAACAGCACACAATGGCGGACATCTGAAAGTAAAAGCCGATTACGAGATGGTGAACACTGTACTGCGAAACCTGATTTCCAACGCAATTAAATTTACACCCACCGGAGGAAAAGTAACGGTTTCATGCAAATCCATTGACAACGGGCAACTGAAGATCGCCATACAAGACACGGGTACGGGAATTTCAGAACATCTGATCGGCCGCTTGTTTACATCCCACGAAATTCATTCAACACCTGGCACCGAAAACGAAAAAGGAACCGGTTTGGGGCTGATCATCTGCAAAGAGTTTGTTGAACGAAATGGGGGTGAAATTTGGGCTGAAAGCAAGCCAGGAAAGGGTTCTTCATTTTATTTTACCCTAAAGAATGCAGCCATCCAGCAAAAATGTGCCGGTACCTGTATGACCAACATCCTCGCAGTGTATGAACATATTTCTTCTTTCGATGATTTGCGCCAGGAGTTTGAACAGACGATTGCAGCCAGCTTCAGGGGAGCATTCAAATCGCTTGACAAAATCAGCGTGCGTGAGTTTGCAGAGCAGCTGACTCAAATTGTTGAAAAGTATAAGCTGGAAGAACTTAATGAATTCATCAGCAATTTTAGCTACGAATGTATCGAAAGAGATATAAACCAGGTAAACATCTGCTTCAGTGAATTTGAAAAGCTGATTGATAAAATTGAGATGGCTCAGCAAATGAGACAAAAATAA
- a CDS encoding acetyl-CoA C-acyltransferase — protein MKEVYIISAVRTPLGSFGGSLSSLTATQLGAEVIRGAIKKAGISPEMVDEVLMGNVLSANLGQAPARQAALFAGLPDSVPCTTVNKVCSSGLKAVMMAAQSIMLGDNDVVVAGGMESMSNVPHYITSVRKGMKLGHGQLVDGMIKDGLWDVYNDYHMGNAADNTAKVKGISREAQDELAIGSYQRAARAVEEGKFVPEIVAVEIKSKKGSTFVDQDEEYKNVNFEKIPELKPVFSKEGTVTAANASTINDGAAALVLMSKEKANELKLKPLARIMGYADAAQAPEWFTTAPSLAIPKAIKKAGLKIDDIDFFEINEAFAVVSLAAMQDLKLDRSKVNIRGSGVSLGHPLGASGARILVTLVHILNQNNARYGVAGLCNGGGGASAVVIENLVKQP, from the coding sequence ATGAAAGAGGTTTACATTATTTCGGCAGTGCGCACCCCTCTGGGCAGCTTTGGCGGGTCGCTGTCGTCACTTACAGCCACTCAACTTGGGGCTGAAGTCATCAGGGGTGCTATCAAGAAGGCAGGGATCAGCCCCGAAATGGTCGATGAAGTGCTGATGGGGAATGTCCTTTCGGCTAACCTTGGCCAGGCGCCTGCCCGTCAGGCTGCGCTATTTGCCGGTTTGCCCGATAGCGTTCCCTGCACAACCGTTAACAAGGTTTGCTCGTCAGGATTAAAAGCTGTGATGATGGCTGCACAGTCCATCATGCTGGGCGACAATGATGTTGTGGTTGCAGGAGGGATGGAAAGCATGTCCAATGTCCCACATTATATCACCAGCGTGCGCAAAGGGATGAAACTCGGCCACGGTCAACTGGTCGACGGTATGATCAAAGACGGACTTTGGGATGTTTACAACGATTACCACATGGGCAATGCCGCCGACAACACTGCCAAAGTCAAAGGAATATCACGAGAAGCGCAGGATGAATTAGCTATCGGGTCGTATCAACGCGCAGCCAGAGCTGTTGAAGAAGGAAAATTTGTTCCTGAGATCGTTGCGGTAGAAATCAAATCAAAAAAAGGCTCCACATTCGTTGATCAGGATGAGGAGTATAAAAATGTTAATTTTGAAAAAATTCCGGAGCTGAAGCCGGTCTTTAGCAAGGAGGGAACAGTAACTGCCGCCAACGCTTCAACCATAAACGACGGAGCTGCTGCATTGGTTTTGATGAGCAAGGAAAAAGCCAATGAATTGAAGCTGAAACCGCTTGCAAGGATCATGGGTTACGCTGATGCAGCGCAAGCGCCGGAGTGGTTCACTACAGCCCCTTCGCTGGCCATTCCAAAAGCCATAAAAAAAGCCGGCCTGAAGATCGATGATATTGACTTTTTCGAGATCAACGAAGCATTTGCCGTCGTTTCGCTTGCCGCAATGCAAGATCTCAAACTCGATCGCAGTAAAGTAAATATCCGGGGAAGCGGCGTTTCGTTAGGTCATCCGCTTGGAGCCAGCGGCGCCAGAATCCTGGTTACGCTTGTTCATATTCTGAACCAAAACAATGCCCGTTATGGCGTTGCCGGCCTTTGTAACGGGGGCGGAGGCGCATCAGCGGTAGTCATCGAAAACCTGGTAAAACAACCCTGA
- a CDS encoding endonuclease/exonuclease/phosphatase family protein, which produces MKASTSKFNESEGSVLLLLVFMLSFHFLLAQHQSGSSAQKTNYRLMFYNLENLFDTENDPSTNDDEFTPGGSRRWTNKKLYAKLNNTYKVIMAAGGWEPPSIVGMCEVENLFVLQKLIYETPLKKFDYDIIHYDSPDNRGIDVALIYRKTNFTPLHSEPVRITFPDDPDSKTRDILYVKGLIGDIEMVHIFINHWPSRYGGYMETKPKRNRAAEILKKKTDSLFAIHPAVSIVIMGDFNDGPEDQSIADILHARKPVADTQTEALTNLMLVERTGWKYGTLKFRELWDTFDQVIVSGGLLGGASNLSIDPEKEVIFHADFLLQPDDRYMGKQLFRTYSGFKYLGGFSDHLPVYVDLHLKVE; this is translated from the coding sequence ATGAAGGCATCAACATCAAAATTCAATGAAAGTGAAGGATCAGTGCTCCTGTTGCTGGTCTTTATGTTGAGTTTTCATTTTCTTTTAGCTCAGCATCAATCCGGTTCATCAGCGCAAAAAACCAATTACCGGCTCATGTTTTACAACCTGGAAAACCTTTTCGACACCGAAAATGACCCTTCGACCAACGACGACGAGTTTACCCCCGGTGGTTCGCGGAGGTGGACCAATAAAAAGCTATACGCCAAATTGAATAACACCTACAAGGTGATCATGGCCGCAGGGGGATGGGAACCCCCTTCAATAGTCGGAATGTGCGAGGTGGAGAACCTGTTTGTATTGCAAAAACTGATTTACGAAACCCCGCTTAAAAAATTCGATTATGATATCATTCACTATGATTCACCAGATAACAGAGGTATAGACGTTGCCCTGATTTACCGCAAAACCAATTTTACACCCCTTCATTCGGAGCCGGTAAGGATAACCTTCCCCGATGATCCAGATTCAAAAACACGCGATATTCTTTATGTTAAAGGATTGATCGGGGACATTGAAATGGTGCACATTTTTATCAATCACTGGCCATCAAGATATGGCGGTTACATGGAGACCAAGCCGAAGAGAAACCGAGCTGCAGAAATACTGAAGAAGAAGACCGACTCCCTGTTTGCCATTCATCCGGCAGTTTCGATCGTAATTATGGGCGATTTTAATGATGGCCCGGAAGATCAAAGCATTGCCGACATATTACATGCCCGGAAGCCAGTTGCCGATACCCAAACAGAAGCACTTACCAATCTTATGTTGGTGGAGCGAACCGGATGGAAATATGGAACCCTGAAATTTCGGGAGTTATGGGATACTTTCGACCAGGTGATCGTTTCGGGAGGACTGCTTGGAGGGGCATCAAACCTGAGTATTGACCCGGAAAAGGAAGTAATCTTTCATGCCGACTTCCTGCTTCAGCCCGATGACAGGTATATGGGTAAACAACTCTTCAGGACCTATTCAGGTTTTAAATACCTGGGGGGGTTCAGTGATCACTTGCCTGTTTACGTTGATCTGCATCTGAAAGTAGAATAA